A genomic segment from Macrobrachium rosenbergii isolate ZJJX-2024 chromosome 30, ASM4041242v1, whole genome shotgun sequence encodes:
- the LOC136854737 gene encoding coiled-coil domain-containing protein 15-like translates to MNRDLLNRYLLERDMNRDLLNRCLLDRDLLDRDPDRDLLDRDLNRDLNRDLLNRDMNRDLLNRYLLDKDLLDRDPDRDLLDRDLNRDLNRDLLNRDMNRNLLNRYLLDRDLLDRDPDRDLLDRDLNRDLNRYLLNRDMNRDLMNRYLLDKDLLDRDPDRDLLDRDLLKRDLNRDFLKKDLNRYLLNRDLQ, encoded by the coding sequence ATGAATAGAGATCTTCTGAACAGATATCTTCTGGAAAGAGATATGAATAGAGATCTTCTGAACAGATGTCTTCTGGACAGAGATCTTCTGGATAGAGATCCGGACAGAGATCTTTTGGATAGAGATCTGAACAGAGATCTGAACAGAGATCTTCTGAACAGAGATATGAATAGAGATCTTTTGAACAGATATCTTCTGGACAAAGATCTTCTGGATAGAGATCCGGACAGAGATCTTTTGGATAGAGATCTGAACAGAGATCTGAACAGAGATCTTCTGAACAGAGATATGAATAGAAATCTTCTGAACAGATATCTTCTGGACAGAGATCTTCTGGATAGAGATCCGGACAGAGATCTTTTGGATAGAGATCTGAACAGAGATCTGAACAGATATCTTCTGAACAGAGATATGAATAGAGATCTTATGAATAGATATCTTCTGGACAAAGATCTTCTGGATAGAGATCCGGACAGAGATCTTTTGGATAGAGATCTTCTGAAAAGAGATCTGAACAgagattttctgaaaaaagatcTGAACAGATATCTTCTGAACAGAGATCTTCAATAA